The DNA sequence CCCACACTGCCTCTTTAACCTCCTCAGGTGAGGGTAGCATCTCTAGAGCACTAGAATCCTCCTCGCTAATCCTTTCCACCAGACCATCTCTGAACCCCATCTCAGGAGATCTCTCTTGATGATATAAGTCTTTATAAAACTCCTTTATGGCAAGCTTAATCCTAGCTTGATTCCTTATCAATCTTCCATTAATGATTAAAGTATCAATCCTATTATTTCTCTGTCTGGCAGAAGCTAGGTTATGGAAGTACCTCGTATTTTTATCCATGCCCTTCGCATGCCTCGACCTTGACATCTGCTTCCAATGTAGTTCTTTCCTCACATACCATTTCTCGCAACAAGCCACTAGCGCCTTCCGTCTTGCCTCCACTGTCCCATCATAGCTCGCATTACTGACCATGTCATCAATCTTCTGGATCTCTTCCTCAAACTTCAAAATTTTCTTGTCCATATCACCAAAGTTGTCTCTATGCCATCTCCCCAAAGGAACCATCAACGCCTTCAGTTTATCAGTGAATGGTATCTCGCCCAGCCCTCTCCATTCCTCCTTGACCATCCTTAAAAATCCTTCGTGAGTAAACCATGAATCCAGACTTCGGAACGGCCTCGGTCCGTTTCGCAGCCTCTTCTCTTCCACTATGATAGGGAAATGATCTGACAAGCCTCGTGGAGCACCTCTCAGGAAAGTCTCCAGAAATGCCTCAAGCCATTCCAAGCTAACCAAAGCTCTGTCAATACGGCTGCACGACTGTCCTCTGAACCATGTAAACTTACGATCAGAAATCGGTAGATCCACCAAACCCATGTCATGTACCCAATTCTGATAATCTTGTGCCGACAAAGGTAAGGTTTCTAAGCCTCGCCTTTCTTCCACTTGTCCAATCTCGTTGAAGTCTCCAAGAAAGCAACAGGCGCCTGGGCATAAACCAGCCATGTAACTCAGTTCCTCCCACACAACAAGTTTCTCATCTCTAGTGTGAGCACCATAAACCAAGAAAAAGGCGCAGTTAATCGTATTCTGTGACAGTACCCCTTCAACACATAGCCATCGCTCACTTTTATAgcaatttcttattttaaaaaagccATCATCCCACATTAGTAACAACCCACCAGATGCACCAACAGACTCCACATACTCCCACCCCACACAACTGTTCCCGCATAAATTCACAACGTCAAACCTTGTTACTAACTGCCTTTTAGTCTCAACCAAACCTAACATATCCAACCTATGCTTCCTCTTAAGTTCTTTCACCATTCTCAGCTTCCCATCACCCCCTAACCCCCTAATATTCCATGAACTAataatcattttaaaaaattattacaataaACTTCTTACattctaaaaattaataacttttaaaatttgtatatttatttctaaatatttgtattcttaattttaaaattattctactaaatttataattttaaaaataaaaatacaaaaattaatcttttaaaaataaaaaaaattttgcgtATGTATATTGACACGTTAGTAGATGATTACtttgtaaatatttattttgattttttttgtgactacaTTTTCATCTTATTTTATCATACATAA is a window from the Arachis stenosperma cultivar V10309 chromosome 3, arast.V10309.gnm1.PFL2, whole genome shotgun sequence genome containing:
- the LOC130966053 gene encoding uncharacterized protein LOC130966053; the encoded protein is MIISSWNIRGLGGDGKLRMVKELKRKHRLDMLGLVETKRQLVTRFDVVNLCGNSCVGWEYVESVGASGGLLLMWDDGFFKIRNCYKSERWLCVEGVLSQNTINCAFFLVYGAHTRDEKLVVWEELSYMAGLCPGACCFLGDFNEIGQVEERRGLETLPLSAQDYQNWVHDMGLVDLPISDRKFTWFRGQSCSRIDRALVSLEWLEAFLETFLRGAPRGLSDHFPIIVEEKRLRNGPRPFRSLDSWFTHEGFLRMVKEEWRGLGEIPFTDKLKALMVPLGRWHRDNFGDMDKKILKFEEEIQKIDDMVSNASYDGTVEARRKALVACCEKWYVRKELHWKQMSRSRHAKGMDKNTRYFHNLASARQRNNRIDTLIINGRLIRNQARIKLAIKEFYKDLYHQERSPEMGFRDGLVERISEEDSSALEMLPSPEEVKEAVWDCESSKALGCDGYNMNFIKKCWADIGSDFTAAVLGFFQSSRLPHDAI